The genome window CCGGTTGGAATGCGCTGAACGGGCCGGGAGCTGGCCTCACTTCTTGGCTTTGCCCTGGGCGGCCACGGCCTCCATGGCCTTCCTCACCGTTTCCTCGTCACCCAGGAAGGACATGGGTTTGACGGGCTGCAGGTTGGCGTCCAGCTCGTACACGATGGGGATTCCCGTAGGGAGGTTCAGCTCCATGATGGCGGCGTCGGACATTCCTGCACACAGGCGAGAATCAACAGATGTTCAGCTGGGGGTCACATTTCAGAGTCCACCTCAGATCCTGGGAGAGCTGAAGCTGGTTCCTGTCGCTCAGccgagcagaaccagcagaggcGCTAACTGGGTCCAGGCAGGAAGCCTGAATCTACTTCCTGTTGGCCTTCACGGTCTGGATGTGTCAGTGTTGCTCCTGCTTACAGATGTCTGACCTTCTTCCACAAAGGTCGTGACTGTAACAAGAACCATCGTTCTATTTATAACAGTTGCTGAGTGTCTGGCAGCTTCCCCAGTGATCCCAGTCAGACCAGCAGCTATGGTCACCCCTTcatcccaccatcatcatcatcaccaccatcaccatcttcatcatcaccatcttcatcatcttcaccatcaccatcttcatcatcaccatcaccatcatcatcttcatcatcatcaccatcaccatcttcatcttcaccatcaccatcttcatcatcttcaccatcttcatcatcaccatcaccatcttcatcatcaccatcttcaccagcatcttcatcctcaccatcttcatcaccaccatcatcatcatcatcaccatcttcatcaccatcatcaccaccaccatcttcatcatcatcaccaccatcttcatcaccatcatcatcaccatcttcatcaccatcttcatcatcaccatcttcatcatcaccatcttcatcaccatcttcatcaccatcaccgattctgttcgtgacttttatggacagaatttctaggtgcagtcgtGGTGTTgaggggtccggtttggtgacctcaggatcgggtctctgctctttgatgtggtcctgttggcgtcatcggcccgtgacctccaacaatcactggatcggttcccCGGCTGGGatgaatcagcacctccaaatccgaggccacggttctcaactggaaaaaggtggagtgccttctccgggtcaagggggagatcctgccccaggtggaggagttcaagtacctcggggtcttgttcaggagtgagggaagaatggagcgggaggtcgacaggcggatcggactctgcaccggtccgttgggGTGAAGAGATTTACCGGTGGATCTTCGTTCCTCCCCTCACCTGTGGCCATGACCTTTGGGTCTTGACCGAAAGagcaagatcacgggtacaagcggctgaaatgagcttcctccgtagggtggctgggcccctccctggtgaggagacccccggggagacccaggacacgctggagagACGATGTctctggtctgggaacgcctggggatccccccggatgagctggaagaggtagctggggagagggaagtctgggcctctctgctgaggctgctgcccccgcgacccgaccccggataagggtagagggaggatggatggatggttaaaCACAGCTAAACACAGTTAAACACGGCTAAACACGGCTAAACACGGCTAAACATCTGTACGTGTGCACTGTGAACAGCCAACaagcgtgagagagagagcagctacAGTGggcaaccatggcaacaggcattagcatgctaatgctactgaCCACCATGGAATCATTGAATCTCTTTTCAGGTGGTGTCGCGTGTTGGCTGTGTTTAACCTCGGTGGACTCGCCGCCGCACAGCCTCAAACCAGGTCAGCTAActgtgcagaagaagaagctgtttgtggAACTCACCATCCAAGTGCTTGACGATGCCACGGAGACTGTTGCCGTGGGCAGCAATGATGACGTTCTTCCCGGCCTTGATTTCCGGGGCGATGACTTCGTTCCAGAACGGCAGGGCGCGGGCAATGGTGTCCTTCAGAGACTCGCAGGTGGGGAGCTCACCTGGCTTCAGGTTCTTGTAGCGCCGTGACTGGAGGTGGCGAGAACATCGTTAGCTTACTCACGGACAAATGCTGTCGGAGAATCAAGCGAATCCCACCAATGCTCTCACCTCACTGATGATCTTGTGGTAGGGGTGGTCCTTGTCCATCGGGGGGGGAGGGATGTCAAAGGAGCGGCGCCAGATCTTCACCTGCTCCTCGCCATGCTTCTCGGCCGTCTCGGCTTTGTTGAGGCCAGTCAAGCCACCATAGTGACGTTCATTTAGACGCCAGGTTCTGATGACGGGCAGCCACATTTGGTCAGTGCCCTCCATGATGGTCCACAGGGTCTTCACAGCTCGCTTCAGCACGGAGGTGTAGCACACGTCAAACTTTAACCCCGCCTCTTTAATGGCCTGAGCCCCACGCCTGGCCTCCTCCACACCCTTCTCACTGAGGTCAGCATCAAACCACCCGCAGAAGCGGTTCTCCTGGTTCCAGGAGCTCTCCCCATGGCGAACGATTACCAGACGATGAACTGCCGTCATCTTTGACTTTAGCTTGAGCGTGGAGACAGAATCAGGCGCCCTTCACTCACCGACCAACagtgaggcggcggcggcggcgctttTTATAGCAGCTGTGACAGATACCCGACTCCAGCCAATAGCAGTGGAGCTGCGGCCAGCTGGGACCTCTGAAGACCAAAGGTCAGTCATGAAGCCAAAATAGCAAC of Takifugu flavidus isolate HTHZ2018 unplaced genomic scaffold, ASM371156v2 ctg456, whole genome shotgun sequence contains these proteins:
- the pgam2 gene encoding phosphoglycerate mutase 2; protein product: MTAVHRLVIVRHGESSWNQENRFCGWFDADLSEKGVEEARRGAQAIKEAGLKFDVCYTSVLKRAVKTLWTIMEGTDQMWLPVIRTWRLNERHYGGLTGLNKAETAEKHGEEQVKIWRRSFDIPPPPMDKDHPYHKIISESRRYKNLKPGELPTCESLKDTIARALPFWNEVIAPEIKAGKNVIIAAHGNSLRGIVKHLDGMSDAAIMELNLPTGIPIVYELDANLQPVKPMSFLGDEETVRKAMEAVAAQGKAKK